The Populus trichocarpa isolate Nisqually-1 chromosome 2, P.trichocarpa_v4.1, whole genome shotgun sequence genome has a window encoding:
- the LOC7496915 gene encoding ABC transporter B family member 13 isoform X2, producing MAVAGGAYTIIMSTLSEKGEAAYAEAGKVADEAISQIRTVYSFVGEEKALEEYSKSLKKALKLGKKSGVAKGVGIGSTYGLLFCAWSMLLWYSSILVRRGDTNGAKAFTVILNVIFSGFALGQAAPNIAAISKGRAAAASIMSMIETDSSPSKNLVDGIVMPKVSGQIEFCEVCFSYPSRSNMVFENLSFSISAGKNFAVVGPSGSGKSTVISMVQRFYEPTSGKILLDGHDLKTLELKWLREQMGLVSQEPALFATTIAGNILFGKEDASMDQIYEAAKAANVHSFVLQLPDGYHTQVGEGGTQLSGGQKQRLAIARAVLRNPKILLLDEATSALDAESELIVQQALEKIMANRTTIVVAHRLSTIRDVDTIIVLKNGLVVESGSHLELISKGGEYASMASLQVSEHVTDASSIHSGTAGKSSFRELTSSQNQEVTTRELKSNDENLSPANFSPTPSIWELVKLNAPEWPYAVLGSVGAMMAGMEAPLFALGITHMLTAFYSPDNSQMKKEVHLVALIFVGAAVVTVPIYILQHYFYTLMGERLITRVRLSMFSAILCNEIGWFDLDENSTGSLTSTLAADATLVRSTLADRLSTMVQNVSLTVTAFVIGFSLSWRVSAVIIACFPLLIGAAITEQLFLKGFGGDYRSYTRANAVAREAIANIRTVASFGAEERIAHQFASELNKPNKQVLLQGHISGIGYGASQFFCFCAYALGIWYASVVISHNESDFDHVMKSFMVLVMTSYAIAETVALTPDIMKGSQALESVFSILHRKTAMDPDDPTSKVITDIKGDVELRHVSFKYPARPDTIIFEDLNLKVSAGKSLAVVGQSGSGKSTVIALILRFYDPISGTVLIDGYDVKTLNLKSLRRKIGLVQQEPALFSTTIYENIKYGNKNASEIEVMKAAKAANAHGFISRMHEGYHTHVGDRGLQLSGGQKQRIAIARAILKDPSILLLDEATSALDTASEKLVQEALDKLMEGRTTVLVAHRLSTVRDADSIAVIQHGRVVEIGSHNQLIGKPSGVYKQLVSLQQEKSFSYQ from the exons ATGGCCGTTGCCGGGGGAGCCTATACTATAATTATGTCTACCTTGTCAGAAAAGGGTGAGGCCGCTTATGCTGAAGCTGGCAAGGTTGCAGATGAG GCTATTTCGCAGATACGTACAGTATACTCATTCGTAGGAGAGGAGAAAGCACTAGAAGAGTACTCCAAGTCCCTTAAGAAAGCTCTTAAATTGGGGAAGAAAAGTGGGGTTGCAAAAGGAGTTGGTATTGGATCTACATATGGACTCCTATTTTGTGCTTGGTCAATGCTTCTCTGGTATTCCAGCATACTAGTTAGGCGTGGGGACACAAATGGTGCAAAAGCTTTCACAGTGATACTCAATGTCATATTTAGTGGATT TGCTCTTGGCCAAGCTGCTCCAAATATTGCTGCTATTTCCAAAGGCCGTGCTGCTGCCGCCAGTATTATGAGCATGATTGAAACAGATTCCAGCCCTTCTAAAAATTTAGTAGATGGAATTGTGATGCCAAAAGTATCTGGGCAGATCGAATTCTGCGAGGTCTGTTTTTCTTATCCCTCACGGAGCAACATGGTCTTCGAAAATTTGAGCTTCTCAATAAGCGCTGGGAAGAACTTTGCAGTTGTAGGTCCAAGTGGTTCAGGGAAAAGCACTGTTATATCCATGGTTCAACGTTTCTATGAACCTACTTCAG GTAAAATTCTGCTGGACGGGCATGATCTTAAAACTCTCGAATTGAAATGGTTAAGAGAACAAATGGGATTGGTCAGTCAAGAACCAGCATTGTTTGCTACAACCATAGCTGGCAATATTCTGTTTGGTAAAGAAGATGCAAGCATGGATCAGATTTATGAAGCTGCTAAAGCTGCCAATGTACATTCTTTTGTTCTACAGTTACCTGATGGTTATCACACCCAG GTTGGAGAGGGAGGAACACAGCTTTCTGGTGGTCAAAAACAAAGACTGGCTATAGCAAGAGCAGTGCTGAGGAATCCAAAGATATTACTTTTAGATGAGGCCACCAGTGCTCTTGATGCAGAATCTGAACTCATTGTGCAACAAGCCCTGGAGAAAATTATGGCAAATCGGACTACAATTGTCGTCGCACACCGGTTATCTACAATTCGAGATGTTGATACAatcattgttttgaaaaatggcCTAGTTGTTGAAAGTGGGAGTCACTTGGAATTGATATCCAAGGGAGGAGAATATGCAAGCATGGCGAGTCTGCAAGTATCAGAACATGTTACAGATGCAAGCTCGATACATTCTGGAACAGCTGGAAAATCTAGCTTTCGAGAACTTACAAGCAGTCAAAATCAGGAAGTTACAACAAGAGAGCTGAAGTCAAATGATGAAAACTTGTCCCCGGCTAACTTTTCTCCCACCCCATCCATTTGGGAACTAGTAAAACTAAATGCACCGGAATGGCCTTATGCAGTGCTTGGGTCAGTTGGCGCAATGATGGCTGGCATGGAAGCACCTCTGTTTGCCCTTGGAATTACACATATGCTGACTGCATTTTATTCTCCTGATAATtctcaaatgaaaaaagagGTTCATCTCGTAGCTCTTATTTTTGTTGGAGCGGCTGTTGTTACTGTTCCTATTTATATACTTCAACACTACTTTTATACACTAATGGGGGAGCGTCTGATAACTCGTGTTCGCCTATCAATGTTCTCAG CTATCCTTTGCAATGAGATTGGCTGGTTTGATTTAGATGAGAATAGTACTGGCTCACTGACATCAACTTTAGCTGCCGATGCGACCTTAGTTCGAAGTACTCTTGCTGACCGTCTCTCAACAATGGTGCAGAATGTATCACTCACTGTAACAGCATTTGTTATCGGCTTTTCATTAAGTTGGAGGGTGTCAGCTGTTATCATTGCTTGCTTCCCTCTACTTATTGGCGCTGCCATAACTGAG CAATTATTTCTCAAGGGATTTGGGGGAGACTATCGTTCTTACACTAGAGCAAATGCCGTGGCACGTGAAGCAATTGCGAATATTCGTACCGTAGCTTCATTTGGTGCTGAAGAACGAATTGCTCATCAGTTTGCATCTGAACTAAACAAACCAAACAAACAAGTACTTTTACAGGGACATATATCAGGCATTGGATATGGTGCATCCcagtttttctgtttttgtgcATATGCACTTGGTATTTGGTATGCATCAGTAGTAATCTCACACAACGAATCCGATTTCGATCATGTCATGAAGTCCTTCATGGTTTTGGTAATGACTTCATATGCTATAGCAGAAACGGTAGCGCTCACACCAGACATTATGAAGGGTTCACAAGCACTAGAATCGGTTTTCAGTATTCTCCATAGGAAAACAGCCATGGACCCTGATGATCCCACGTCAAAGGTGATAACTGATATCAAAGGGGACGTAGAGCTCAGACATGTGAGTTTCAAGTATCCTGCAAGGCCTGATACAATTATTTTCGAGGATTTAAATCTCAAAGTTTCAGCTGGCAAAAGCCTTGCTGTGGTGGGCCAAAGTGGATCAGGGAAAAGTACTGTAATTGCCTTGATACTGAGGTTCTACGACCCCATTTCCGGAACAGTTCTTATTGATGGATATGATGTTAAGACCTTGAACCTGAAATCATTAAGGCGGAAAATAGGACTGGTTCAACAGGAGCCAGCATTGTTTTCGACAACAATTTACGAAAACATCAAGTATGGGAATAAAAATGCTTCAGAAATTGAAGTGATGAAGGCAGCCAAAGCGGCCAATGCTCATGGATTCATCAGCAGAATGCATGAAGGATACCATACTCATGTGGGTGATAGAGGACTGCAGTTATCAGGGGGGCAGAAACAGAGAATAGCAATTGCTAGAGCTATACTTAAAGACCCTTCTATTCTTCTTTTGGATGAAGCTACAAGTGCCTTGGATACAGCATCTGAAAAGTTGGTCCAAGAGGCTTTAGATAAACTCATGGAAGGCAGAACAACAGTTCTGGTAGCACACAGGTTGTCAACTGTTCGCGACGCTGATAGCATTGCAGTGATTCAACATGGGAGGGTGGTCGAAATCGGAAGCCATAACCAGCTTATTGGAAAACCTTCTGGTGTTTATAAACAACTAGTCAGTTTACAGCAAGAAAAGTCATTTTCCTATCAATAA
- the LOC7490635 gene encoding synaptotagmin-2, with amino-acid sequence MGILSSILGFCGFGIGTSIGIVIGYYMFIYFQPTDVKDPVLRPLIEQDSKTLLRLLPEIPQWVKNPDYDRVDWLNKLIENMWPYINTAICKTARNIAKPIIAEQIPKYKIDSVEFETLTLGSLPPNFPGMKVYVTDEKELIMEPVLKWAGNPDITIAVKAFGLKATVQVVDLQVFAAPRITLKPLLPVFPCFANIYVSLLEKPHVDFGLKLLGADAMSIPGLYKFVQELIKDQVANMYLWPKCLVVPIMDPSKAMKRPVGILTVKVLRAMKLKKKDLLGASDPYVKLKLTEDKHHSNKTTVKHKNLNPEWNEEFNITVKDPESQALEVLVYDWEQVGKHDKMGMNVIPLKELTPDEPKVLTLDLLKNMDPNDVQNEKSRGQIVVELVYKPFKEDEIPKDIDDPNAVAKAPEGTPAGGGLFVVIVHEAQDVEGKHHTNPYARLLFKGEEKRTKQVKKSRDPRWEEEFQFVLEEAPTNERLHVEVVSSSSRMGLLHPKENLGYVVINLADVVNNKRINEKYHLIDSKNGRIQVELQWRTS; translated from the exons ATGGGAATTCTGAGTAGTATATTGGGATTCTGTGGATTTGGAATAGGAACATCAATTGGGATTGTAATTGGCTACTATATGTTCATCTATTTTCAGCCAACTGATGTTAAG GATCCTGTACTCCGTCCTTTGATTGAACAAGACTCAAAAACTTTGCTACGTTTGCTTCCAGAAATACCCCAGTGGGTGAAGAATCCAGATTATGATCGG GTTGACTGGCTTAACAAATTGATTGAGAACATGTGGCCTTACATAAATACG GCAATTTGCAAGACTGCAAGGAATATAGCAAAGCCCATTATTGCTGAGCAAATtccaaaatacaaaattgaCTCTGTTGAATTTGAAACACTTACCTTGGGCTCCCTGCCACCAAATTTTCCAG GAATGAAAGTTTATGTCACTGATGAGAAAGAGCTGATCATGGAACCAGTATTGAAGTGGGCTGGGAATCCAGATATAACTATTGCGGTTAAAGCATTTGGTCTGAAAGCCACAGTTCAG GTGGTTGATTTGCAAGTATTTGCTGCTCCTCGTATCACCCTAAAGCCTTTGCTTCCAGTATTTCCTTGTTTTGCCAATATATATGTGTCTCTGCTAGAGAAG CCACATGTTGACTTTGGATTGAAATTGCTTGGAGCAGATGCTATGTCCATTCCCGGCCTGTACAAATTTGTCCAg GAGCTTATCAAAGATCAGGTTGCAAATATGTATTTATGGCCAAAATGCCTGGTAGTACCAATCATGGATCCTTCAAA AGCCATGAAGCGACCTGTTGGGATACTCACTGTGAAGGTTCTGAGGGCAATGAAGCTTAAAAAGAAAGATCTGTTAGGGGCATCAGACCCATATGTGAAATTAAAGCTTACCGAAGATAAGCatcattcaaataaaacaactGTTAAACACAAAAACTTGAACCCTGAATGGAATGAGGAGTTCAATATCACTGTTAAAGACCCGGAATCTCAAGCCTTGGAGGTTCTTGTCTATGATTGGGAACAG GTTGGCAAACATGACAAGATGGGTATGAATGTCATTCCACTGAAAGAGCTGACTCCTGATGAACCAAAAGTTCTTACTCTTGATCTGCTAAAAAATATGGACCCAAATGATGTTCAAAATGAGAAATCACGCGGACAGATTGTTGTTGAATTGGTATACAAACCTTTTAAGGAAGATGAGATACCAAAAGATATCGATGATCCAAATGCGGTGGCAAAAGCTCCTGAAGGTACACCTGCTGGTGGTGGTCTGTTTGTAGTTATTGTGCACGAAGCTCAAGATGTGGAAGGAAAACACCACACAAATCCTTACGCTCGATTACTTTTCAAAGGGGAGGAGAAAAGAACTAAG CAAGTGAAGAAAAGCAGAGATCCGAGATGGGAAGAAGAGTTTCAGTTCGTGCTGGAGGAAGCACCCACGAATGAAAGACTTCATGTGGAAGTTGTTAGCTCCTCCTCAAGGATGGGTCTATTGCATCCTAAG GAAAACCTGGGTTATGTGGTGATAAACCTAGCAGATGTCGTAAACAACAAGAGAATCAACGAGAAGTACCATCTCATTGACTCCAAGAATGGCCGAATCCAAGTTGAGCTGCAATGGAGAACATCTTAA
- the LOC7496915 gene encoding ABC transporter B family member 13 isoform X1 yields MEELELTSDQVLDQNSLPKMERPSNSSKKPTVSIFGLFSAADKFDHFLMFLGLVGSCAHGAVFPLFFVLFGHLIDSLGHVRSDPHQMSSQVSKYSLDLVYLGLGVFVAGWIGVASWMQTGERQTARLRLKYLQSVLRKDMNFFDIEARDSNILFHISSDAILVQDAIGDKTGHAVRYLSQFFIGFVFGFKSVWQLTLLTLAVVPLMAVAGGAYTIIMSTLSEKGEAAYAEAGKVADEAISQIRTVYSFVGEEKALEEYSKSLKKALKLGKKSGVAKGVGIGSTYGLLFCAWSMLLWYSSILVRRGDTNGAKAFTVILNVIFSGFALGQAAPNIAAISKGRAAAASIMSMIETDSSPSKNLVDGIVMPKVSGQIEFCEVCFSYPSRSNMVFENLSFSISAGKNFAVVGPSGSGKSTVISMVQRFYEPTSGKILLDGHDLKTLELKWLREQMGLVSQEPALFATTIAGNILFGKEDASMDQIYEAAKAANVHSFVLQLPDGYHTQVGEGGTQLSGGQKQRLAIARAVLRNPKILLLDEATSALDAESELIVQQALEKIMANRTTIVVAHRLSTIRDVDTIIVLKNGLVVESGSHLELISKGGEYASMASLQVSEHVTDASSIHSGTAGKSSFRELTSSQNQEVTTRELKSNDENLSPANFSPTPSIWELVKLNAPEWPYAVLGSVGAMMAGMEAPLFALGITHMLTAFYSPDNSQMKKEVHLVALIFVGAAVVTVPIYILQHYFYTLMGERLITRVRLSMFSAILCNEIGWFDLDENSTGSLTSTLAADATLVRSTLADRLSTMVQNVSLTVTAFVIGFSLSWRVSAVIIACFPLLIGAAITEQLFLKGFGGDYRSYTRANAVAREAIANIRTVASFGAEERIAHQFASELNKPNKQVLLQGHISGIGYGASQFFCFCAYALGIWYASVVISHNESDFDHVMKSFMVLVMTSYAIAETVALTPDIMKGSQALESVFSILHRKTAMDPDDPTSKVITDIKGDVELRHVSFKYPARPDTIIFEDLNLKVSAGKSLAVVGQSGSGKSTVIALILRFYDPISGTVLIDGYDVKTLNLKSLRRKIGLVQQEPALFSTTIYENIKYGNKNASEIEVMKAAKAANAHGFISRMHEGYHTHVGDRGLQLSGGQKQRIAIARAILKDPSILLLDEATSALDTASEKLVQEALDKLMEGRTTVLVAHRLSTVRDADSIAVIQHGRVVEIGSHNQLIGKPSGVYKQLVSLQQEKSFSYQ; encoded by the exons ATGGAAGAATTAGAGCTTACCTCCGATCAGGTCTTGGACCAGAATTCACTTCCGAAGATGGAGCGGCCATCAAATTCAAGCAAAAAGCCTACTGTTTCAATTTTTGGTCTATTTTCTGCTGCTGATAAATTTGACcatttcttgatgtttttaggACTCGTCGGTTCATGCGCTCATGGTGCTGTGTTtcctttgttctttgttttgtttggtcaTCTGATTGATTCTCTCGGACATGTACGTTCTGATCCTCATCAAATGTCTTCACAGGTGTCCAAG TATTCCTTGGACCTGGTGTATTTGGGGCTTGGAGTTTTTGTAGCTGGATGGattg GTGTTGCATCTTGGATGCAAACTGGTGAGAGGCAGACAGCACGTTTGCGTCTAAAGTATCTTCAGTCTGTTTTAAGAAAGGACATGAACTTTTTCGACATAGAAGCTAGAGATtccaacattttatttcatatatcaAGTGATGCCATACTAGTGCAAGATGCAATAGGTGACAAG ACAGGCCATGCAGTTCGTTATCTTTCTCAGTTTTTCATTGGATTCGTTTTTGGGTTTAAGTCAGTTTGGCAACTTACGCTCCTCACCTTGGCTGTGGTTCCGTTGATGGCCGTTGCCGGGGGAGCCTATACTATAATTATGTCTACCTTGTCAGAAAAGGGTGAGGCCGCTTATGCTGAAGCTGGCAAGGTTGCAGATGAG GCTATTTCGCAGATACGTACAGTATACTCATTCGTAGGAGAGGAGAAAGCACTAGAAGAGTACTCCAAGTCCCTTAAGAAAGCTCTTAAATTGGGGAAGAAAAGTGGGGTTGCAAAAGGAGTTGGTATTGGATCTACATATGGACTCCTATTTTGTGCTTGGTCAATGCTTCTCTGGTATTCCAGCATACTAGTTAGGCGTGGGGACACAAATGGTGCAAAAGCTTTCACAGTGATACTCAATGTCATATTTAGTGGATT TGCTCTTGGCCAAGCTGCTCCAAATATTGCTGCTATTTCCAAAGGCCGTGCTGCTGCCGCCAGTATTATGAGCATGATTGAAACAGATTCCAGCCCTTCTAAAAATTTAGTAGATGGAATTGTGATGCCAAAAGTATCTGGGCAGATCGAATTCTGCGAGGTCTGTTTTTCTTATCCCTCACGGAGCAACATGGTCTTCGAAAATTTGAGCTTCTCAATAAGCGCTGGGAAGAACTTTGCAGTTGTAGGTCCAAGTGGTTCAGGGAAAAGCACTGTTATATCCATGGTTCAACGTTTCTATGAACCTACTTCAG GTAAAATTCTGCTGGACGGGCATGATCTTAAAACTCTCGAATTGAAATGGTTAAGAGAACAAATGGGATTGGTCAGTCAAGAACCAGCATTGTTTGCTACAACCATAGCTGGCAATATTCTGTTTGGTAAAGAAGATGCAAGCATGGATCAGATTTATGAAGCTGCTAAAGCTGCCAATGTACATTCTTTTGTTCTACAGTTACCTGATGGTTATCACACCCAG GTTGGAGAGGGAGGAACACAGCTTTCTGGTGGTCAAAAACAAAGACTGGCTATAGCAAGAGCAGTGCTGAGGAATCCAAAGATATTACTTTTAGATGAGGCCACCAGTGCTCTTGATGCAGAATCTGAACTCATTGTGCAACAAGCCCTGGAGAAAATTATGGCAAATCGGACTACAATTGTCGTCGCACACCGGTTATCTACAATTCGAGATGTTGATACAatcattgttttgaaaaatggcCTAGTTGTTGAAAGTGGGAGTCACTTGGAATTGATATCCAAGGGAGGAGAATATGCAAGCATGGCGAGTCTGCAAGTATCAGAACATGTTACAGATGCAAGCTCGATACATTCTGGAACAGCTGGAAAATCTAGCTTTCGAGAACTTACAAGCAGTCAAAATCAGGAAGTTACAACAAGAGAGCTGAAGTCAAATGATGAAAACTTGTCCCCGGCTAACTTTTCTCCCACCCCATCCATTTGGGAACTAGTAAAACTAAATGCACCGGAATGGCCTTATGCAGTGCTTGGGTCAGTTGGCGCAATGATGGCTGGCATGGAAGCACCTCTGTTTGCCCTTGGAATTACACATATGCTGACTGCATTTTATTCTCCTGATAATtctcaaatgaaaaaagagGTTCATCTCGTAGCTCTTATTTTTGTTGGAGCGGCTGTTGTTACTGTTCCTATTTATATACTTCAACACTACTTTTATACACTAATGGGGGAGCGTCTGATAACTCGTGTTCGCCTATCAATGTTCTCAG CTATCCTTTGCAATGAGATTGGCTGGTTTGATTTAGATGAGAATAGTACTGGCTCACTGACATCAACTTTAGCTGCCGATGCGACCTTAGTTCGAAGTACTCTTGCTGACCGTCTCTCAACAATGGTGCAGAATGTATCACTCACTGTAACAGCATTTGTTATCGGCTTTTCATTAAGTTGGAGGGTGTCAGCTGTTATCATTGCTTGCTTCCCTCTACTTATTGGCGCTGCCATAACTGAG CAATTATTTCTCAAGGGATTTGGGGGAGACTATCGTTCTTACACTAGAGCAAATGCCGTGGCACGTGAAGCAATTGCGAATATTCGTACCGTAGCTTCATTTGGTGCTGAAGAACGAATTGCTCATCAGTTTGCATCTGAACTAAACAAACCAAACAAACAAGTACTTTTACAGGGACATATATCAGGCATTGGATATGGTGCATCCcagtttttctgtttttgtgcATATGCACTTGGTATTTGGTATGCATCAGTAGTAATCTCACACAACGAATCCGATTTCGATCATGTCATGAAGTCCTTCATGGTTTTGGTAATGACTTCATATGCTATAGCAGAAACGGTAGCGCTCACACCAGACATTATGAAGGGTTCACAAGCACTAGAATCGGTTTTCAGTATTCTCCATAGGAAAACAGCCATGGACCCTGATGATCCCACGTCAAAGGTGATAACTGATATCAAAGGGGACGTAGAGCTCAGACATGTGAGTTTCAAGTATCCTGCAAGGCCTGATACAATTATTTTCGAGGATTTAAATCTCAAAGTTTCAGCTGGCAAAAGCCTTGCTGTGGTGGGCCAAAGTGGATCAGGGAAAAGTACTGTAATTGCCTTGATACTGAGGTTCTACGACCCCATTTCCGGAACAGTTCTTATTGATGGATATGATGTTAAGACCTTGAACCTGAAATCATTAAGGCGGAAAATAGGACTGGTTCAACAGGAGCCAGCATTGTTTTCGACAACAATTTACGAAAACATCAAGTATGGGAATAAAAATGCTTCAGAAATTGAAGTGATGAAGGCAGCCAAAGCGGCCAATGCTCATGGATTCATCAGCAGAATGCATGAAGGATACCATACTCATGTGGGTGATAGAGGACTGCAGTTATCAGGGGGGCAGAAACAGAGAATAGCAATTGCTAGAGCTATACTTAAAGACCCTTCTATTCTTCTTTTGGATGAAGCTACAAGTGCCTTGGATACAGCATCTGAAAAGTTGGTCCAAGAGGCTTTAGATAAACTCATGGAAGGCAGAACAACAGTTCTGGTAGCACACAGGTTGTCAACTGTTCGCGACGCTGATAGCATTGCAGTGATTCAACATGGGAGGGTGGTCGAAATCGGAAGCCATAACCAGCTTATTGGAAAACCTTCTGGTGTTTATAAACAACTAGTCAGTTTACAGCAAGAAAAGTCATTTTCCTATCAATAA
- the LOC7490634 gene encoding uncharacterized protein LOC7490634: MEAIFAPSTADHHHQSISPYKQMKNTNPTKKINHTSRSFISRSTENLPPVNYNSNSIHGGLFFAPPRNLLSFSYPPSSLSVLNPHQQYYYQKQAQPPLLPLPTSQPRHNSLPSLSRGFSCPPTATRKTNRPRDQSFTPKKSKQPNTKKEKPKKESLIIESTVPLGPDPKDLPRDVSKVLSSSVTVSGNDVITNPVFTKDCDPKFPGSVFTLSPHPSSLPLPKFSMKPKRSCTAEASGVDAGATDNLRRLLRIR; encoded by the coding sequence ATGGAGGCAATTTTTGCACCATCAACAgcagatcatcatcatcaatctaTCTCTCCATACAAGcaaatgaaaaacacaaatCCAACGAAGAAGATCAATCATACTAGTCGCAGTTTCATTTCAAGATCCACGGAAAACTTGCCTCCTGTGAACTATAACAGCAACAGCATCCACGGAGGCCTCTTCTTTGCTCCTCCTCGTAATCTCCTCTCCTTTTCCTACCCTCCATCTTCTCTTTCAGTTTTAAATCCACACCAACAATATTATTATCAGAAGCAAGCCCAGCCACCTCTCCTTCCTCTTCCAACCTCTCAACCCCGCCACAACTCTCTCCCTTCTCTAAGCCGGGGCTTTTCTTGTCCACCTACTGCTACAAGAAAGACTAATAGACCCAGAGACCAATCTTTCACCCCAAAGAAATCCAAACAACCCAACACCAAAAAGGAAAAGCCAAAGAAAGAATCTTTGATTATTGAATCTACTGTACCATTAGGACCTGACCCAAAAGATTTGCCAAGAGATGTTTCTAAGGTTTTATCATCATCAGTGACAGTATCAGGTAACGATGTTATCACTAATCCTGTTTTTACGAAAGATTGTGATCCGAAGTTTCCAGGTTCTGTGTTTACACTATCTCCACACCCTAGCAGCTTGCCCTTGCCCAAGTTTTCCATGAAACCAAAGCGTAGTTGCACCGCTGAAGCTTCCGGGGTTGATGCTGGAGCTACAGATAATCTCCGGCGACTTTTACGTATCCGGTGA